The genomic window AATGAGCAATAGCAGATTTTAAAACATAGTCTATTCGTATATTGTCATTGTTTATCCATAGAAAAAACTTATTCATTTCCGCTTTTACATCTTTTGCTGGAACAGCTTCATAATGTATTCGTTCTTTTCCCATTGCGCCCGAAACAACTTGTATTTCTTCGGTACGAAATTGTGCAACTTCGATTTTGTGTATTCCGCTGTAACCTGTCGGAAAAAGTGCAGCGTGCCAACCAAATAAACGTTCTTCTGTTAATGGTTTTTTGAAGTTTTGAGTTGCATCAAGCATCATTTCCACAACTCCGTCAACATTTCGAGGCGAGGGAACAAGTCCTGCCGTATTTATTCCCAAGCGACGAGCGATAGATGAGCGCACTTGGTCATAATTCAACTTCTCGCCTTCTATTTCAGACGATTTAAGCACATCAAGTGTAAGCATTTCAAGATTTTTTTCCTCTTTTGAAGAAAAACCAAACGAATGAATTTGTCCTAAAATCTTACCTTGTAATAAGCGAACTTCGCCCAATACAGCACTCACAGCCGCATTTTGCCAAGTGAAATCAGTCCAATTTTCGTATTGATAAATGTATTTTGACATATAAAAATAATTATACGGCAAAGATACAAAATATTTCCCGCATTTTTGCGGTGAATAAAATATTTTTTTACCGCATTTCTAAATTGCTGTGTCGCCAGCACATTGCCGCTAATCGAGTCACGCGAGGGAGTTTCGCCCTTGCGTTCTCACGGAACCGTATGTGACAGTCTCCCGTCATACGGCTCTTCATATTATAAATCACAAAATTACTCATTTGCATTGACATACT from Bacteroidales bacterium includes these protein-coding regions:
- a CDS encoding Fic family protein, translated to MSKYIYQYENWTDFTWQNAAVSAVLGEVRLLQGKILGQIHSFGFSSKEEKNLEMLTLDVLKSSEIEGEKLNYDQVRSSIARRLGINTAGLVPSPRNVDGVVEMMLDATQNFKKPLTEERLFGWHAALFPTGYSGIHKIEVAQFRTEEIQVVSGAMGKERIHYEAVPAKDVKAEMNKFFLWINNDNIRIDYVLKSAIAHFWFIIIHPFDDGNGRIARAISDTLLARSENSSERFYSLSNQIQQEKNIYYETLKTEQHSEGDITQWLVWFLTCFKHALLETEESMQNILRKAEFWEKHRETSINERQRLMINKLFDDFFGKLTSSKWATITKISSDTALRDIKDLIEKEILQQEEGGGRSANYTLKK